The Mytilus galloprovincialis chromosome 11, xbMytGall1.hap1.1, whole genome shotgun sequence genome contains the following window.
ATACATGatttccaaaaatttcaaaaggaaAACATTATCTCTCTTTTTATGACATTTATCACAAACAAAATATCAACGTCTTTTTTCATAATATCATAGCATACACTAACAACAGATGTTTACTcgatttaaatgttttgaaattgttttattttgtagtaaaatataataaacttATTAAACTCTCTGATAACCATTTTacttattgttaaaaataactttataataatagtttttaatttctttatatctccagaattatctcccttgaattatttcccttgaattatctcccttgctAGATTTAACCAAATTAAATGTACACATGATTATGATGGAAGcccttttattttttcaatcttttCTATGATTAAATATTAAGCACATTTTAAGATGTGCtgaaaaattatacttttaacTTCTCTTTCTAAATAAGCTTGTCCTTTAGTTgcctttataaaaaaatgaaactttctcCATGAAGACAATCTTTACttttaagaaatttatttttaatacaattttttgaTATACATCCTTGGCACTTTAATCTTATATCATATGTAATGTAAGTGTCAGTTAAACATTATTGGCTCTTtaaatcaagataattttctttgacttataaacattttttttgtaaataaacttgacTGCTTGATATCATAAATTCAAAATCTTCACCACTCTACTTCCTCtataaatgggagataactctcttCTCTCTCtatcaatgggagataactctctaCTTTCTCtatcaatgggagataactctgtactTTCTCtattaatgggagataactctctaCTTTCTCTGTTAATGGGAGATAACCTTCCACTTTCTCtattaatgggagataactcatgaGATGTTAACAATCAAATACAAGACATACAacaaacatacatattttgtaaataaaatattaataacaacAATAGCACTTATTGTAAtggaataaataacaaaaaagttctAAAATATCTCTAAAATAATAGTATAAGCAAAAAATCACTACCAAGTTACAGTTTATattgcaattataaaaaaaatattccattggGACAAAAGCATAGTAAAAACTTACCCAATGATCAATATATCAGACATACAAAATCCTAtaaaattttgtatatagatataggaaaatgtggtatgagtaccaatgagataactctccatccaagtcacaatttataaaagtaaaccattataggtcaaggtacgtaCGGTCtttatagttttgaaataaatattaagatAGAGACTGTTGGGTCGTAGGGTAGGGAATTGTTTACACAAGATTACAGTATTTTTTGGGGGACAAGTAAGTCCggttcaattttatttcacaccAAATCATTCAGATGTAAAGACATCCCAATGTCAGCCATTTTTCAGCCACAACTGCATGAACTTTGGTACCTGCTTAATGGGAAAACTTTTAAGATGgataaaacattgtaaaactaAAGAATAGACAATTTGCAATTTCAACTATATGAAATACAGAGGTGgatttaggcagtcagtgggccccctcttatgaaaatttctagatccgcaaCTGAAATGCCATGGAGTCATTCTGGGGGAAAAACTAACCTCAAGGGACACTGATTTGAGCTATGTCGGatatagaaatcgaccttatacagttgcatgtatacatgtacatgtataagcctTTGGTTGATAATGGAACATTCaaataaatttgtacaaaaaattaGCTGAATTTTGGTCTGTTTGGAAGGGTTCTTATGAGAAATCAAGTTTTAAACAGTTACAGATTTTTGGTAGAGATTTTCAACCTGAAAAAGGTGAACAAATGTCTTGAAGTTGATGTTTATTTTCATAAGGGAGATTTCTACACAGCCGCAGCTCATTTATATCAGTCATATGAATATGATATttgtaatttcatatttttttgggggaaaatgcACAAATCTGACGATCAGGTATTGATTTTTACTATTGGTCGTGTCCCAATAGAATAATTGCACTACATATGTACAGCACAACACTTAGACAATggaataaaagtacaaaaatactGTCTGATATGGTAAAAACAAAAGttgtaaaaaataacattatGGTGAGATTCTAAATGTGTATATTGCAAAAATAATGCTTTGATAAATACAGGTTTAtagtttttaaaagtaaaaatatcaaataagttTAAGTAATGGTTGTTCACTTCAATCAATGAGGTTTTTTCAACAATGTATAAAACATCAACATTATTTGTCTTTTCAgagtaaaaaaatacaaatttgaaatgtGGTTGAGTAAAGGTGGTTTAATAtatgaagttttttttcttcGACCATCTCATAGAGAATTGAAGACAAGTCTATAAGCTTGTGGTTGAAGAAAAAATTGTTAGATGATCTTTTGTAGAAAATATAAAAAGTGAAGTCTTTCATGTCTTTCTTACTTCAACAatgtaaaatatatcaatatcataGAAAATTGTAGACCGGTCTGTATGCTTGTGgttgaagaaaaaaatggcgggaaaaTTATGTTTGATGATCTTTCGTAgaaaatataatatatgatatcttTTTTCTTCAATAATCTATAATACAGCAATATCATAGAGAATTGAAGACAGGGAAATTATGTTGAATGATCTTAAGCAGGAAATATACAGATGAATGGGGAGAAATGAACGTTTAAGTGTGTGACAAATGATAAATTCTAGAAATAGAATCAGAACTTAGGAAAatagaaaatttcataaaaatcaaatgaaccAATAATTGCAAGTCAAACCAAAATCACAAAAACTTGCAGAATTTAGATTGTAAAATATCATTTGTTAAAAAGAATAATTCCAGAAGAGTGTTATAATGAGGACCTGATATTTCCCAGTgaatgaacaaaaaattaaatcccAACCTAATAAGTCTGAAAGTTTTAATGGTTAAAACCCAAGCACACATTTCTAcccttaaccctttcctccattgaaattttttgtttgcatacttgattcgcatatgatttttcaataaaatgctgaaaatatgctTTTTAAGTATCAATGCATTtcgaaaaaaaactatttcatcaaataaatttaagtcggatattcctatgatattccttttcattttggatacaaattttattaagtctactGCAGATACTTTGTAGTCAAaccgtttcaactgaggtactacacaggcgtcaaaaggcgtcattatggagtaaagggggtggtgTCAAAAAGcttcattatggaggaaagggttaataaataatacaagtatTTTATGCTTTGTTCATGACAAAAAGTGTTAGCACCAAAgacaaagaagaaaaacaatttcatAACAAATAGCCATTCTATCAAAAGTTCCTAGTTATAATATTCCTTCCAAATAAACCTGCCCCTAGCTGGTGACAAAAAGAAGAAACGCAATAAAATTAATGCACCCAATATGCATGTTTTTCTTGTTGATTCAATACAATTGTTCTAGGTTCTAGATACTGtatggttaaaaaaaaagctttaacTTTTGGCAGTCaaaattaaatatacatttgatacaaacaaaaatgctgacatacatgtacaaaaatgtatattttacaaGACAGAATGCTGATAATTATGCCATTTACATGAATACACATTTTACAACAGCTACAATCAGCATGGACATATATTGGAATGATACTGCTAAATAAATCTACAAGGAATTGAAGCTCAAATGCTGAAATGTCACAACTCATGTTTAGGCCTAAAAAAATACATTGTCTCTGTTAACTTGATCTTTTAATCGTAgactaaatattttattatgaaaaatgaaaataaaaattttggtCTCATTATGTTATTCTGTCACTTGAATTACAAATGACTAAGGAATTATTGCTGTCCAAATTTACTTAATATAACTAATGTGTGATCTTTAAATCACAAAAACGGGAAAACCTAAATATTATGTTTGGTCTTTTTTCAGttatttaaattgatttacaAGATTAACCAATAGAGGCATGAATATTCAGAAAGACACATGCACAGActtcaaaagtttgaaaaaacaaacaaaaatccaTCAAATAAGATGATACCAATTTTCAAATACTTAGAGCATAATGCATTTTTTCTTAGCCTAAACATTAACATATATACTGGCCAATTGTTAATTATCAAAGACATAGATGATAGAGCACTATAATTTCTATTGATTCATATTTCGCCATTTATTCTGAGACAGCAATCCGTCAAACAAAAGTGAACTAAGatataataaaatagttaaaCAGAGATATGTTTTCGTAATTAATCTCCAAAGAAATGAGACAAGCAACTGCATACTTCACAATTAATAAtttctcttcttcttttttttttttttttggggggggggggggtggaagGAGGGGtccattttctctattttttatattttttgccaaTTACTCTCTATTTAATCTCTAACCCCCCCAATCATCAACATACTCATAAATTACATTTGTATCCAGTAACATATTTTCTTTTGGCATCTACATGCAGCAAATGGCaatcaataaaacatgaaatacaaCAGTCAGTCTACAATGGAAGCCATGTTGCAAAAAAGCTGTTGTATATTCAACAAGCacaacattttgaattaaaaaattaagTACATTTTTGTAACAATAGAATACTGAAATAACTGCAGACATTTTGACAACATGAAAAATTACAATAATCAACATCCAAAAAATATTACCAGTACATCTAACACATAAAGCCATGGTCAACATGGTCAAGATCTATTGGTaagaataaaaattttcaaaataatgttgatgaattttttatatgatatacatgtatcagatcatataaaacaaatatattaaaaaaaacattgattttctAAAGCTTGAATTACAGGAATAAAAGATTATGTTTGggttgatagaaaaaaaatagttaatcAACTTTGACCATaaggaaataaaataaatctatttttaacaataaatgttctatttttaggttTTTCTACATGTAAATTATTCACAACGGTTGAACCAGAAAATTCTTTTAGTTATCCATAGAAATTGATATTTACCATAAATAAATCAGATCGTTAATATCAAgaatttaaatgaatatatgaatGGTTTATGTATGTAAATGACAAACGtacattattaataaaaaaaaaaattctacacaGCTACCCTTTTGCACAAAACATTGCCATTTTAATGCTGTAAAAATACACTAATATCACAACTACGACATATGGTCCCTAAACTACAAacaacattaataatacataattCACAATTTAAAGCTGAGAATACGTAGGCACAACTAAGGTAGTAGTACCCCATAAGTATCAAATATCCATTGTAATACAATATTTCCTTCTGtttaaagggaaacaactcttatgtaaaaatcaaaaattgTCTCCCCTTACTAAATCTCTTAAGCACTTTAAATTCACAAAGCAATTGAAATAATtagatttaaattgaaaaactgTGAGTAATATCTTAAATATGAATATTCTGAAAAATTTGATTATCCAAAtcgtacattttaaaattttcgacaaattttgtaaattttagcaATAGTAGTTATGATTTTTGTAAAGGTTTCaaaaatacatattcaatttAAATAGTTTACTTTCAATTATGCAACACTTAAATGTTAAAACTCAAAGAAATACCATTTAAATATCTGCTAAAAATATAATCTCTTTTATCATGGTTACGACTAAGTACAGATGAAATTCAAATTGGTTTTCAATGATGGTCAAATGGCACTTGAAGaatttaatacaatattattaaatctgaaaaaataaattcgctaattttaatttcaacattttaaaattaaaactacTTCAGATGACTGGTCAAATGGCAATTAAATTCAATCCTGTCTCGACAGGACTTTCGACAGATGACACATTTAAATGGGTCAGTATCATGTGAATGAAACCCATTATGAAGCAGATAAAGTGTACAATCTTCATAAATAATATGACAATGATTACAACGATACTGCTTCTGTGACGTGTTGACCTCATCTCTTCCCTCATCCTCGGTCATCTCCCCAGACATATTTGAACTGGTTTCTACTGATATGTAACTGGTACTGGGTTGAGTTGATGTGACGGGATCAATGGTGACGCTTGAACTGTATCTTCTTTGTGGATACCTCTGCTTTCTTGAGTTTGATGATCCACGTAGCTTTGAATGTAGATTTGTACGATTTATCATGCCAGGTTCATCGCTGCCAACATTATCAGAGTGCTCACTGGTTACACTGGAGTTTTCCGATGTTTTATGGTTAATTTCATTTATGTAAGCATCTGAATCCATGTTGGGTTTTTTAGTATcctcattatcatgattatggtttGTTCCATCAGGGGTAGACATAGATCTGGAAGTATGAGAGTCGGAACTATATTTTCTGTTCCGACAAGTAGTTGTACTAACAACATCAGTGTCACTGTTTTCATTGGCTACACGGTCAGCAACAGACATGCCCATATTTGGGGTGAATGGTTTATGGTAAAACTCAGCAAAAGATCTGGCTTGTAAATTTAATGCTTGTGACTGTAAAATGCTGACCGGTGTTGGTATGTTGCTGTTTGTGGTTAAACTAACTGGTAAACAGACAGATCCTGCTGTCACAAATGTTGGTATCTGTGGTGGAAATGGAAAAAGAGGAGACGAGACTTGATCTGCATGACTGCTTCTCGGTGAAAATGTATCAATGTGTGGTGATAAGGCATCTGGTGATTCCCCAGTACCCTGGGATCCCTCTGCCATTTTGGACTCTGCCATTTCTGAATGGGTTGCTAGGTGACGTTTGGCATCTTCATAATTTGCAAATTTAATTGGACATAGCGGACATTGGTGCAACATTTCCATCATGTGCCTGCGTTCGTGCATGCGAAAACTTCCACTTTGTGCAAATGTCTGACCACAAATTTTACAAATGTACGGTTTTTCTCCTGTATGAACACGTTCGTGAGTTCTTAGTGTTCCTATCTGCGTGAATGATTTGCCACAAATTCCACAACGGTAGGGTCGCTCTCCACTATGTATTCTTTTATGTGTTGTCAAGCTACTGGCGTTGGCGAAAGCTTTACCACAAAGTTTGCACTGAAACCCAACTATCTGTTCTTGTTTTACCTTAATTGGTGGAGAAATTAAAACTGGTTTAGATTTTGAGGACTCAGTTCTTTGAGGTGGGGGAGGTGTATCGACTTTAATTCCAAGTTGACGAATATGAATACGTTCATGTTTCTTCCAGTTACTACAATCACTAAATCTTTTTGGACAAAATGAGCAGGCAAATGGCTTCTCACCGGTATGTAGTCTCATATGAGCCTTAATGTAGCTCGACTGGGCAAACTTTTTACCACAGAACTTGCAGCATGGCTTGTTGTCTTCGGAACTATAGTGAACCATGGCTGAATCAAATGACATTTCGCTGACTCCATTACCTATGCAGCTTTACCTTAAACCTTGCTAACTACATCTTGATATAGGTTTTTGGTATACACTTTACTGTTCTATATAGCAGAGAtacctgaaatataaaaatatttataatatgatTTCATTATATAACATTCCTTCCCAGTATTAATAGTACTGTAtaggccaaataaaaaactatgtgtggttccagttacatctgaaaaaatgtcagggtaggtaggtagggattttttttttaattttacattttttatttaccttgagtctatgggagcaacattctgactttaacagtgctgtAGGTTGTAgggaaaatgacaaaaaaatctttagCGTAGGCTAATGTAAAGACTAAAAAGTAGGGTAGATAGGGTAACtagaaccacacatatatttttatttggccttattttTGCTTAAAGCAAGCATTTATCATTTCAAGTCTTTGACGAAGTGCTGGCAAAATTGACAATGTGattgaaaaaagtttatgaaGGAAAATTGCTACTGAATTAAtgaatgcaagtttttttttattattgtaaaccTAACATGGTCAGATTTTTTGCATTGATCAATTAATTCTCAATTTACAGTACCTTCATATGTACAATGATGTACTAGAAGGTGGCATGATTGTATTAGCATTCTGGAATTTAGGTTgatcttttgtgtaccctacctaagtcaatgtatcttagcagtgtgattggacaactgaacatactttcccaaaatGAGGGAAGAATCAGTTGTAgaacagggatgattccactatatagtttagggccgctaaGCGGCCCTTAAATTGACCAGCGAccccaaaaaaatgtacatgaaaatgaattcccaattcaggaaaataaaataaaaatcaatatttccGAAAAAGTTTCTGTCACTGATTAAGGCAACTATATTTTTGCATAGTTTgttgtcaaaacgttttaaaatccAGATAAGAATGCTGTTTACGATCACatttattaacaacgatttaattatttcaacatgtggcaaacaattttagcagccgaattcaattgattaatatgttatgggagtattcgatcttgtaaaagcagatcgcccagcaagttgataaaaatgggtgtcaaagcagacctcggcagagagcaaattcaaattttgatataacattgatgaataaaatgtagagagtcttataacaacaacactttagggactgctgcagaaatttattgatcgacatgtttcggtgcctagggcaccgtcatcaggataaaaacaatacataaaatcatgttgaagtaaaaaatcgggttgttaaaatttaaacgtcacaatgttacaatggtaagtaacgttattaatagcaacgtactgaaagtgaaagtgaaagttcattgtaagtatgtaaataaactataaaaagaaattaaaataaaatgtttttgttgtgaaaatgtttgttaaaattattctgccaacatgtgtttgtcctcttgcatcgtggaaagaataatacaataagttgtcaggTTGTGTATATATACTGTATAGGTTGTGTGGTCTGAATGTTCTGTTAACTTTCTTCCCCAAAATAGACGACATTTTATCAACAATTCCGTACCATTTCGACTGGCTTCCCTTGGCCAGAGGTACTGCTTCCAATCGCGTCAGGAATGCTGTAAAATGTTTCGGTCGCCGAAAGTAAAGGACAAAGTATAAATATCACTAGTCTATGTTGAATTTTAACTATGTGTTCGTTCATCAAACTATCGGGAATGGCCCGTAATCTGTAAAAGTGGTTGTATCTCGAGGGTTGTGTGTTTGATTAACATATTTTCGGGAGCATCAGATTGAATTTGAAGAATACGAAATCGGgtgcatttaatttcaaatgaattctgTTAGAGAGAAATAATTTCCTATCACTGTTCTCTTCCTCTTTAAGGCTCGTTTTGGGTTAAGATGGTCCGTTATAATCTATTTCTTTTCTTGTGGTTGATGGCAGCATTCTCGGAAGGTTCCTGTGGGTGCctcaataaaatataactttgtttCTTCTGTGCGAATGGCTAGTATGATTAGCGCGGGTTGCAACGGCGGTTCCTAATTAAAGGAATGCAGGGGTTcacgataaaaaataaaatcaattacaaacgaaagtgaaccaacgcctggtgagtctgtaatacggtagagtccataaagtggatacccgagggtatgcagggtcgttatgataaaaaacataaaatgtagagagtcttataacaacaacactttagggactgctgcagaaatttattgatcgacatgtttcggtgcctagggcaccgtcatcaggataaaaacaatacataaaatcatgttgaagtaaaaaatcgggttgttaaaatttaaacgtcacaatgttacaatggtaagtaacgttattaatagcaacgtactgaaagtgaaagtgaaagttcattgtaagtatgtaaataaactataaaaagaaattaaaataaaatgtttttgttgtgaaaatgtttgttaaa
Protein-coding sequences here:
- the LOC143052199 gene encoding uncharacterized protein LOC143052199; the encoded protein is MSFDSAMVHYSSEDNKPCCKFCGKKFAQSSYIKAHMRLHTGEKPFACSFCPKRFSDCSNWKKHERIHIRQLGIKVDTPPPPQRTESSKSKPVLISPPIKVKQEQIVGFQCKLCGKAFANASSLTTHKRIHSGERPYRCGICGKSFTQIGTLRTHERVHTGEKPYICKICGQTFAQSGSFRMHERRHMMEMLHQCPLCPIKFANYEDAKRHLATHSEMAESKMAEGSQGTGESPDALSPHIDTFSPRSSHADQVSSPLFPFPPQIPTFVTAGSVCLPVSLTTNSNIPTPVSILQSQALNLQARSFAEFYHKPFTPNMGMSVADRVANENSDTDVVSTTTCRNRKYSSDSHTSRSMSTPDGTNHNHDNEDTKKPNMDSDAYINEINHKTSENSSVTSEHSDNVGSDEPGMINRTNLHSKLRGSSNSRKQRYPQRRYSSSVTIDPVTSTQPSTSYISVETSSNMSGEMTEDEGRDEVNTSQKQYRCNHCHIIYEDCTLYLLHNGFHSHDTDPFKCVICRKSCRDRIEFNCHLTSHLK